The DNA segment ATGTTAGTAGCAGGTATATTTTTAGGTGGTGTAAATGGGTTCCAAATAAATGCAACATTTTTATGTGGCGCGCATAAATGGACAGGTTACCGACAAAAGTAGCGTTACAGAGGAGGAATATTATAGAAGGATGCGCGTGTAGTTTGTGTGAGGATGGTCCGGATGGAGACGAAACGACGGAACATCTATTTACGGCGTGTGGTATTGCGGCCGGGGTGTGGAATTGTATCTCTAGTTGGTGCGGAATTTCAATCATTTATGCTTTCTCAGTAAAAGATTTGTTGGAGCTACATAACAATATTTAAGGATCTACTTTGAAGAAGACGGTTTTGCAAGGGGTTGTCATCATTACGTGTTGGAGGATTTGGAAGTGAAGAAATGAGGTTATTTTTCAAAAGAAAAGATGCAAGGTTATAGATATTGTGTCCGATGTCAAAGCTTTGGATTTTTTGTGGTATAGGTATAGATTTAAAAAGGACACGGTTGGATGGGATAAATGGTGTAAATTCAAATTGATGCAAGTGTTTGTTGTTGGGCTATATATCGTCTTGGAGATAATTGTCCCGGTGTTTAATGAAAGTCtaatcttcaaaaaaaaaaaaaaagttaaaatggTAAATACATATGATAAATATAATACATATACACGCCAACTCCATCTTCCATTCCAGTAACAAACTAGTCTAATAATCATTCAAGAAATATTTCATGCAtatttattgtttaatcaaactAGATTAATAATGTGTTATAACTTAATCACAACATAATAATACACCAACTACGTGATCGAGATCATCGTTTCGAATCTAATTCCGAGGTTGCTAACTCCTCCTTCAGTTGACAACAAAGTTTCGACATTTCATCTAACAAAGTCGATGCACGTTTCTTTTCTAACGATACCAACTCCTCGGTTTTCATATACGATAACGGGTCCCTGAGCAGTTGCTCAAGTTGGGTACATAGCATCAATGCTTTTGGATTCTCGGTAAAAGATTCAGAAAGCAACTGAACAAGTGTACCGTGTTTGTTTTCATGTAAGGAAACTGGAGGCACGAGAAACGGGTGTTGGAGAAGTTGTGGTATTCTCCATCTTTGGTTACGGTCCCATGCGAGACACTTTTTCATTAAATCAAGAAGCCATGGATTTGACAGAGGTTCATATGGGATTTGGTGATCTGGATCCGTAACGACTTTAAACTTTGCCCAAAACGTCTTGTAATCTGCAAAGGGTGTTCTTCCGTATACCATTTGGTAAAGTATGCAACCTAGTGACCAAATATCGGATGGACGACCACATTTGATTATGTTGCCCTGCGCATCTGTTTCGTTGCACATATATGCCTCCGGAGACATGTAACTCAGTGTACCCACCTACAGAAAAACAGACCAGCCGGGTCATTGTTGTATACATTGAGTTGATCCAAAACAGTCAAACAAGTAATTCTGAGTCAAAAACGGGTCACGTTGACCCGAAACACTTTTTCTCCAAAGATCTTTatgtttataaataataaatagtgTCAAATATGATTACAGAAATTATATTATCCCAATAATCTAATATTTTGAATATAATAATTCAATGGGTTGCATGCATTAATATACACATTGTGTGACTATCAACCCAATGATCCATTCAAGTTTttaaatgttttataaaattgaCTCGCTCAACATAAAACAAACTAGAATTGACTTTTATTGCGTAATAATAAAAGATAGGCAGGTTGTAGATCAACTAACCTGAGAATCTCGTTGAATGTTTGTTGTATCACTCATAATTGCTTTAGCAATACCAAAATCAATTAGCTTTAGGGATCCTCTAACAAGAAGAAAATTAGCCGGCTTCAAGTCTGAGTGCACAATACGTTCCTCGTGTATTGTTTTGACAGCTAAAAGTATTTGCTGGCATTCATTAGAAAAAGATATTACAGTTAGATTCTTTGCAACGTATGCGCTTCATAGTCTATAAAATCAGAAATCATTTCATGTTCGATCACTTTAGGCAACTTTCAATTCCTGCCCTTGTAATTTTGCGGGTGTCTTGACTCTTGAACAACATAGACCATTGGGACTTTTTGGTATTCAAGGTTGATAGGACCGACCAACGCATGAAATAAAGTTGAAGGTTGCATTTTTTAATCCATTATTTATGAATGGGTCAATTCAAGCTATGTAAGATCTTTAACAGCCTAACAGGTGCCAAAAGGGTTAAAAGGTCACCCATGGTATATGTTGAATACATGAAACCTCCTAAaccattttttattaaaaatatatcaTTATTCCAATAGAACAACTTTTATAAACATATTGGACACGCTAATCATAtataaaaaattttgaaaagttcAAATAAAAGTATTTTTGGTCAACCCAACCCGACTAATTCCATCTTATAATTAAAAATACCCTTTACCCAACTAGCCTGACCTATCCATATCAGAATGTTAAGAAAAGTAGTAAACAATTACAAAGAAACGATTGCAAGAAACTGAAGAGTACCTGCCAGTAAAAACGAAGCCAGTTCTCATCTAATGTCAACTTCGACTTATCCAGCTCTTTCCATTTTTGTGACAACATATGAGCCAGATCGATTTCACCATATTCAAGTACCATGTATATATATCCGTCATCTTTCACTTTCCCATCCTTGTTACTCAGAGAACCACTCATGACTTCCTTCAGCAAACCCTTATCTGTCACCTAACAAAAAGGTGCATATTAGAAGGTGTTCAACTATTAAAGGATCATCCAACTTTTCCTTAATAAGTATGAGCCATGGCACCATATTCATTTATATAATACGAGTGATCTTGTGCTATTATAGAATTAAAGTGATATGTTATGAGACATTAACAGATCCAGTCAGGAATAACGGTCTAGTTTTTTGATTAAAAGGTCTGTGCATTTTAGATACAGTTAGGGTGACTGGGTGACTTTCAGCCCATTTCTACTTAGCCACTTTTTTAGTTTATCCATTTGAGCCCGATATAAAACCCAAGTTGGTCTGTTTACCCATGAATGGGTCGAGACCGCCACCACTAGCTACATTTTTTTAACACGTCTAAAGAATGGACTATATAAACAAAGGTCCTAAAGAAGCTACAGTGTTGTCTAATTCTAAATACTCGAGTTTTTTTGCATGCAGGTGCTGCATACGTCCCTTGACAATAACTAAATGCAAGGCAATTTGAGCCAACATTAAGCACAAATCTGCCTAGTATGAGCGATAAGCCGAGAATTTAATCTTGTAGTTTCAGCTTCATGCAAATAGGTTCAAGAAATGATACAAGAAAACTAGTGAAAGCATCAATCACAGTGGTGTGACGGTGTCCTATAGATACAATTAACAGCTATAGTAGTGTGATGTGGCTAAAACACAAAACTAGTGTCTCCAAAGAATACGAGTACAGATCTTTATTTACAGCATTTGGAAACCAGTTATCCATAAAACCGGTTGTCAAGTGTTTAGGAGGCAAAAGGCTGTGCAAAGGTTTTGATTTGGAATATAATAGTTTGAATAAATGCATAAGCATTACAGGTTTATGATAATAGAAATAGCTTGTTAACAATTGTTATTGGAAACATATGGAGCATCATATTACCAAGATTATGTGCAAAAAATACCAAAGCATTCCTTTTCCATTTGTAAACATACTTGATACCTTATGAACGTGTGCAGTCGAGTCATGTATAAATTTGACTTTGCTCAAACTAATATTGCCTAAGAGACTAGAGGACTAAAAAAAGGTGAAGTAGGTATGATGGGGCATTCATTCACtaccatagttgtcaatagcgaataGCGAGCCATAGCAATTAGCAACAGGctacctatatgctacgtagcgataTCAACgaaatagcgcccgctatttcGTGTTTAGCGATAAAGGGGTAAAAATAGAAACCACATTTAACACACCAAGAATCATCTAAATAGCTCAAATATGCTATCAAGAATCATATAAACAAATAAGGAAAATagaaaaaattattaaaaaatccGGTATTTATTGGTACAGGGTCTGTAGCGACACGTCAGCTATACGCTGTAGTGGGCG comes from the Helianthus annuus cultivar XRQ/B chromosome 4, HanXRQr2.0-SUNRISE, whole genome shotgun sequence genome and includes:
- the LOC110933656 gene encoding uncharacterized protein LOC110933656, with the translated sequence MCSIADRCVKDGGVSYIAWHWSKLPSSEDEIKEREDCERLLEGFSVTNSVDVWKWNSMEEDIFSVALAKKWISDKIDVSSRLPTKVALQRRNIIEGCACSLCEDGPDGDETTEHLFTACGIAAGVWNCISSWCGISIIYAFSVKDLLELHNNI